The genomic region TGCAGATGGATTCTCACTGACTTTCAATTATCTCCATCCTATAGACTGTGActacttaaaaaatgaaaaacaaagtaTCTGAATAGATGATTTTAGTACTTTGAGATTCCACTTAGCAAATCTGATTTTGTAAAATATAGAGATAGGATCACTATCCAGAACTACAAGACATTAAAAATCCTCTTTTTTCTGACTAAAATATAACCAACTACTACCATGTTGGAACAATTCTTGCAATACTGCCCACAGTACAGACATGTGATTTTTCTACTATAACTCACTCTCGATTTTTGTTCTCCTTCTGCCCACCATGGGGAAGTGGTTCCACATTTGTACTGAGGTCTTCCTAACCTCCTTTCAAGCACCTGCACTTGACAATTGTGGTAGTCAAGTGAGAGAGGAGGGGTATAGGAGCTCAGGAGCTCCTGAAGAAAATTCTATGTGTACACTTGAGCTGTATGTCGTCACTTTTCACACACAATGTTCTGCCTTACAGCCACAATTCTAGTTTGATCACTAGTCGCCAAATGTAGCCAACGGGACATAGAGTGCCATAAAAAACTAGAAGAGAGTCTTGACTGAAGCAGTCAACTGATACAGAACTGGTTTGTGCCCACCTTTCTTGGTTCCTTTACAGCTGGTGCCAATCCATAATTTCTCCGCTCCAGAGTTTCATATTGCAGAGTAAAAGACTGAAGAATATCATAAAGATCTTGCGCCTGAGGAGGAGGTGGTAGGTCACCAAACAGAATGGCACTTGCACGGATGTCCATACCATAGAATCTAGTTCAAAAatggggaggagggtggaaaaagTTAATTAGGAAAGAATCATCtcatttctgtatttttgatagGGTCACTGAGTGGAAAAAAtagtgaaattctaacagggtacagagaaaaggcagaactacacaactcttctttgcctcagttttttcccaaaagaaaaacagtgcacaATTGGTGGGAAATGCCTCAGAAGAtatagtaggggaaattcagcacagaatagtTAGTACaagaatacctgaatactttaaatgaattcaaatctccagggccagatgaactacatcccaaggtattaaaagaactggcagaagtaatcccagaaccgcttgctataatctttgagaactcctggagaacagaagtcccagcagactggaggagagctaatgttgttgccatcttcaaaaaggggaaaaaagaggacccaaacaactaccgccCAGTCAGACTGCCATCAATATGAGGAAGAATTGAGAGCAGATCATTATGGAGATCGTCTGTaaacacttggaagggaataatgtgatcactgaaaatcaacatgggtttctcaaaaacaagtcatgccagactaatatAGAATGACAAACTtgggagatgaagggaatgctatggaTGTACCATACCTTAATTTTTgtgaggcctttgacaaggtgccccgtGATATTCTTGACCATAAGCTGGAAAgttgtggactagacaatgcaactgttagatggatttgcaattggttgactggccaaacacaaagagtgctcatcaatggctcattttaattctggagagaagtgagtagtgaagtgccacagggttctgtcctgggcccagtaatattcaatatttttatcaatgacttggataatgaaatagagggcatgttaatcaaatttgcagatgataccaaattaggaggggtagctaataccatggaggacaggggcaggattcaaaatatctggacagattagagagctgggccaaaagagaaaagagattccacctaaacattaggaagaactttctgtcagggctgttcaacagtggaattcactgccttgaagagtggtggaatctccttccttggaggtttttaaacaaaggctggatgatcatatgtcaggagtgatttgattgtgtgttcctgcatggcaaacagttggactcaatggcccttgtggtctcttccaactctatgattctatgactatgTCCTGGAGGAGCAAACACTCAATTATGATTTCTGTAGCTCCAGTGGGAAGAAACATACTTAGCACAAAGGTGACTTGCACTGTGTGACTGCAACATTGAAGAAGTTACTGGATAGACTCAAGAATAATATTCTTTCCCAAGTGCATGCAGCATATTATGAGCAAACATTAAaaggagaaacaattctttaaCATTTTCCCATCACGAGAACTAACCGGTTAAGCAAATACTCTGCTTACAACTTACTTGCTGTTTGTTTCCTTCCTTTCAATTAAACAGCTTCCTTCTAAAGACACACCTGCAAATAACCCTCGAGATTTGCAGTAAGTATAGACAGCAGCAGAGCTTCTTAAGGCTACATCACCTTCTAGATTCCtgaggtgggagaaagaaaagaaacccacTGGCATCAGCTATCAGTTACCTACTGATCATTTGCATATGCCAAAGTTGCCTTTCACATTCTTTTTTGAACCACACATTCAAATACATTTGTAAAACTGTTCTTCCTACAGAAAGTCACTCTAGCTTCCAAGCGTATTACTGTAAATCTCACATAGGTAGCTGTACAGAACCTATCAGCACCTCAGTTGCTGACCGCACCTGTTAATGTGTTTCTTGGTGCCCATTTATTTTGTCCTCAAGGTAGTTCTCCCCGAAAGAATCAGTCCTGTTTTTCTTCCACCTCGCTGGAGCAGGAGGAATTTCTGAAAAAGCTTAGAGTAGTCCTTTGTGTCTACAGGAAGAATTCATTAAAAAGTAGCTGCCTGTATCATAGGACAAAACTTGGGATGGAATCCCCCAACATCCTCTGATTGGCCATTCTCCCTCCccgggcagccattttgtggtggcagccATTACCATTTCCCTATATTGCAAAAACAGCCACAGGTACAGCAATCAAGATATTTATATGTAGTACTACCATTTCTTATGGCCAAACTAGAGGCGACTCCAGTTCCATGATTGGTACTCCActagaataaaaaaaataaactgtgtgtgtgtgtgtgtgtgtgtgtgtgtgtgtgtgtgtattggtttttataccctacttttctctacctttaaggagtttcagagTGGAtcacaatcaccttctcttcctctccccattacAAAcaacttgtgagataggtggagctgagaaaattctgagagaactgtgactatctcaaggtcacccagcaggctttacatggaggagcagggaaacaaatccagttccccagatcagagtccactgctcatacgTGGAGTGGAGTCAAAGCTGGTTCTTCAggttacagtccactgctctcagtcactatagtacagtacagtacagtaaacctttattaggcataaatcagTCACTATATCACAGTGGTTTTCTTTAAAGGCTGGTGCAGGGAAAGAAAGACAAACCAACAAACCCAACAGGTGTTATGTGGTCCTTAGTGCCTGTGCCTGCAAAACTGGAAAGAAGCCATCTTTTTACCTCCCCATAGGCCCAATGGCCACCGTAAAATTTCCTCCCAGGGTAAGATTGCCACCTTTTGCAAATGCTTCAACAGCTCTTTCATGGTTCAGTATTACTACAAGGTCAGATAcctgcaggaagaaaaaaaaggagggcaGAACCCTTAAATGTTAATCTATTTCCAGAAAGCAAGAACACAGTTACTCAAATTATATAATCTGCCAACCAGTGGAATAacacagaaaacattttgcagaacCAAGATTTTTAGTAGAAAATAAACTAAGAACCCAGTATTACTACTAGTATTACCCAGTATTACTACTAAACGGCTACACATCTCCCTTTTGTTTTGGTCTTAAGTAACTGAAATAAACATAATTCTAGACCCAAAGAGTACAAATATCTAAAGCATTAGATGCCCAAGGGTTTGAAAGCAAGCAGTTTCTGGCAGGGGAGAAATTGGAGAAGATCTAAACAGGTAGCTGCAGTTGACTAACACCTTACTGGATTTGATTTCTGTGCACATCAGTATGTAATGCCTGAGTTTGCCGAGAAGTGCAAGGTGAAGGGCTCTTAGTCTGATGGGTGGGCCTAGCGCTGGGAGAAAAATATTGAGAGAGAAGCTTCTCTGCTGAAAGAATATCCTCCCTTTGGTTTGCTTTTCCCCTCTCAagattgttagctgctttgggtccccatttagGAAAAGAGTGGAACATAAATAAGCAGTTTAATAAACCAGCATCCTGAAACCAGGAAAGAAACAGCTTTGGTGGTATTCCAGTACAACAAATCCAGAGGAACAGGCTTTGGCAATGGCCTGAAGTTGGAATAGCAACTGATCTCCCATGTCTTTCAAGGTTTACCTCGTTCAGTATAGAACAGCAAAAGTGATGCCTTTGAAAATGACAGGGGGAAAAGTCCCTTTGTTTACAATATGTATGGGAAAACACATGCACGCTTATCACACCTGGAAGTTTGTGCCTGTCACACTGCTCATTAGGTGTGCTGTATGTTCATCCTATCAACAACTGAGGAGGCCATGGAGATAGACCTTCATAAAACAAGGAGATTTAAGAGCAAGGTAAACATTTGTTTCCTGAATTATGTCTACTACATGGAACTGGTAGTGGAATGTCTCCTGACTCTTAATTTCACTTGTATGCACTTACTAAAGGTTCCATCTTAGCTTCTATGACAGATATGTGGTCTAGTAATCTGACACTTTATAGGATGGCAATTGGGCTTGGAGGATACAATATCAACTTTTGAGAGCGGGGGAGCAGCTGATTCCTTTATTTAATTGGCTGGATTCAGGGTACGGTTTGACACTTATCTGTCTGGGGGTGAGTTAGCAGGTGTGTACACAAATGATCTACATTACAAAATAGTCCCCGCTGATGGTACTAGAGGCTCAAAAGCCATGCCAGCCATCTCCTTGCCTTCTGTATTCCAAAGAAGCACAATTCTCCCTAATTTGTTCTTTAGGGGTAATTCTCAAGAAAAACATTCTTCATTTTGAAAATTAGCTGACAGGACTAAACTATTAGCTATTCAAAACAACTGGGAGTCTTGTGAAGGAGTTCATCCCACaaaaattgtgtttatttttaaagcagcacAACTTATTGTAACTGCAGCAAACTATCCCCTTCCCACTTGGATCTAGGCAATTAAATTGTCTATCATGAAGTGAACACTTGGAAGACATAGAATAGCATGGCTCCTGCTCAGCCATAAACTCCAACTCTTACTAAATTAGCATATGAAATATATGGCTATAGACTAAGCTTATTTTAGGGTCCTAGGTCAGACAATAAGTAGGAAGTATCTTGGGGCACTGTCAGGTATTGAACAGAAGATGTGTGCCTGCAAAAAGAATAAAATTTCATACATAAGCAGCTCACCTCAATTCCAATTTCAAATCCACCACCAAGACCAGCTATCCCTATTGCAGAAGGAGCAGACCAGTCTGGATAACGTGAACAGAAACATGTGATTATGTAACAACATTTAGAACTAGCTAGACATGTACTGATGCCACATGAAAAGAGGGTGCTCCCCATCTCTTTTATTGAAACTTCATTTTCAAAGGAGGCAGGTAATTTTGCATACTCATTGCTCAAGGGGAAAAAGGGAACACTTGATATTCAgattttattagtacttaaaatgcttacaaaaagcaaagcaaagatcaAAAACTATTAAAAAGAACACTTAACATAaagactcccaatttcatctacatAGAAtgtgaacagtaaaaattaaAACCACTTGCTCTTCAACCACATACTTAAAATTCCAACTTAACCAATACTGATCATTAAAATACCTTTCTCTGTAAAGTCTTATAATAACAAtccactaatcttcaaaaccactaatcatcaatTACTTTTTTCTGTTCTACCTAAGTAATGTATCAACGGTTTCCGattgtccaaaaattttactaaacTCCTTTCTTTCAGTAACAAAgactcattatgcatggaacacttacttcaagcctgttctctgtgcagtaGGCTCCTAGTGGGCAttctttgcatttctctgtttacacccgAGAAGGCAACCCACAACTTgcagccagtggcatagctacaatgaggacatctggggacatATGCCCCAGGTGCCCTTGgtaagtcatgtggggggcagaaaatcacccccacatttGTTACCCAACACGCCTCGCCCCCCTGGGCCAGTCCCCTCTCGCTCGGGCCAAATGAGTGGGAGCTGGCAGGCTGTTGGCAGAGCCTGTGCAGgcgcagcccaggctccagccaatggcctcccctccccccgcagccgTGTCATGCTGCTTAttttttttcagccggctgctggTAAGAGGGGGAGGGGCCACCAGTGGGCTGGGctgaccccttcccccctcccacaccaaccaggcaggttgcttacaagcagctggcagaaaaaaagtattttttcagccggctgctgctaagtgggagaggggagggggcagggctgctggggcagggccatgggggcaggataacccctcccctgccacccagccaggctgcttatcagaagacagcagaaaaaaagcttttgGCTGCTGGTAGgtaggagggggaaggggcagaacTGTGAGGGGGACACCGGGGTGGGGGCAGTGCCATGgggagccattttgccctgggttccattttctcCCTCTATGCCCCTGCCTGCAGAACAGTTTGTCTTCTGAACTCTGcagggcctctgcttctcccagttctcttaactccaaccatcaacagccttaaaggcacagaactgatattttctccatccgcccttcccctccacaTGCACCTGCACCCGCACCCGCACCcgcactatacatatgagagatctCTCAACCTCTTGGTCAGTATAGttaaggaagcaggaaggagccaccAGCACAAGAGGCGGGGGTGAGAGGGACAGCGTGCAAAGTAGTCCGAGGGGATGGAAAGGCTGGTTATGGGTGGAGAGAAGATAGGGGCAaatctgtgcccactggcaaatctgtcctgttcTGGCGTCTATAAATGGCTCCACTTGCTatgaagagaatggaaagtgaaagtggggctccagaaaataaatctgtacaagaaatcttgctacagtgaacactggcctccactatgcagcaaagacCTTATGAGTATTTGGCGAAAGTGAGTTCAGCCATCTCCGCCAACTCCAAAACCTTCATCCACCATTCTTGTATTGCAGATATATCTGAGttctccatttttgcacatacagTATTCTTGCAGCTGATATGTATAAAAACAAAGCTCCATGTTTTTCTCCACACATATGTCCATAAGTTCCAACAAGAAAACTTTTGGTTTCAattgtatattcatttttaaagtcttttgaaTTACTGAATGTATTGACCTCCAGCACTCCTTAGCTTTTTCATCCTGCTACATCTCAGTTAAGAGATCTCAAATTTCCATAAGCGAACACTGGAAATTTTACAGCAATAACTTATCTAATTCAACTTAGGCATGCCAAATCAGATACACACTGCATGgggcataaaaaataaaataaagccagaAACTATTGCCTGTGAATCTGACCCAAGCAGAACCTCCTTCGGCATTTCCCAAGAAAGATTTCCAGTACAATCTGCAAGTCTCCAGCTGTGATATTGCTTGTGAGttcttcaacaaaaaggaagggaggaagatgcTACAGATTCAACTTAGATCCTGGTTGGTCTGTTATACAGTTCTTCATAAACACATTCACAATAGTTTTGAGAACACTGATTCTTTGCTAATAccttggaaaatatttttcctttaaaagtatGTACACTATACACAGCTTCCTGGAACTGTTAATCTTTAGCAGGGAGAACCACCTGAACAGCAAAGCCTTGATTACCAAAATGGTCTCATTATTTAATCTGAAAAGTTTCGCAACAGTGTGTAACGAGCTGTTTCATACCGTAGTCAACTCCCAATTCATGTTATGCAATTGCACTGTAATATTTTCTGGACAATTTATAGACTCAAGACAAAGAGAACATTCAGTTGAAGCTATTCTTCGGAGTCAAGGAAGCAGGCTACCAGTACTTGCCATCAACGCACACATCTGAGGCATGTGGCTACACCACTAACACAATTCTGTCTCATTAGcatactgttttcaatgttgcaCCACTTTCCAGAAGGGACGGCGGGAGAAGATGACAAGTTGTCACTCAATGACTAACAGAAAAAGCATTCACCTGGTATCAAAAATGTTTATAGCACCAGAACACGGCAAATAGCATCCAGTTTTCCACTGAAACGAATTCACTATTGTTCTTATAggcatattttaaatttaaaaactctTAACAACGCCAAGTTCCACAAAGTGTTCTTACAACTGAAACTAAACAGAATGCTTTGGCGTTTCCTTCTGTCTAATTTAGCTAAGAGGACTGTgcacaattttgttttctttttgaaaaaaatttcatCTCATTTCATTAAACTGGTTAGTATCATGTTTCAATTACTCAGCTTGGTTTCCCTTTTCAGTGGGGAATTCGCCTTCCTATAACCCTTTCCCTCTCATCCATCTGGGAGGAAACTTTATGGCAACACATCCTGACCCCAACAATTCTCTCTGCCAAATGTCAGACCTAGAGGCTAAAATGTCTCTGTTTTATAGGGAATTAAAATTCTTGCTCACAAGGCAGGCATATGGAGGTGAGTGGTACCCCAACAGGACAAAGAGTAGCAGTGACAACActaaataaatttttaaacatGCTCTGATGTTTGTATAAGAAAGCAGAGGCAATTTGAGAGTTTGGGATGAAAGATGGCTTGGTATAGCCTGATTTCttcagatgttggaagctaaaTGGGGTCAgtacttaaatgggagaccaccaaggaagactctgcagaagaaggaagtgataaaccacctctgcttctcactgctgccttgaaaaccccttgcagAGGCCACCATAAAAGGTTGTTACTTGAAGGCATTTATGTACATATGTAAACACTGTTCTCTTCATCAGGCTCAAATACTAAAAAAAAGTCTGGCTTAAAGAAAAGTTCCACCTGAGTGCAGTAATGTCAGATGCAGAAAGGGACATTACCTCatctcaattttgtttaaaaacagatgTCTCCCCACTTTCTTTACACAAGAATTGATGTATTTCTGTAAACCAACAAGGTTAttcctccccaccacacacacacctcaaaatATCTTGTTCAGCtagtaactttttaaaatctttcccACACTCCAACAAATAACACTATTATGTAATCATATGGAAACGAAAGAGCTCTTTCTTTTAATGAAAAAAGGACAAACTTACTTCCATTAGGCAAACGAGCCAATACAATCCCACTGCCTCCTCGAGCTGTTACCAAAAACCCAGCCTTGATCACCGACAATATTGCGAGGCCTTTTGCTTTAGCAATCACATGGGCTGTAAATAATGAAAAGTTCAAGATTATGGATGGAAAAGAAACTCATCAAAGggcaaagcctttttaaaaaacattcaaacTAGATCGAACCGTGTTTTGAAAAATGCAACAAGTTGAAGCTGAAGTTACCCAATCCAATATTTGACTTTTTCCTCTCAGAGAAGAAGATCCCTGTCCTTTATCTCAAATTGCTTTTGCACCAGCCTTTGGTTTAAACAATGTTTTGCTATATAACATGGGAGTGGAAGGACAAATCCAaagttgttttttcccctcaatggGAAACTTTAGTTAATGGGAACTTTAGTTAAACATAAAGTTACTGACAAAACTTAGGggtttattgggggagggggggaagggatttcATACGTTAGTTCTGATATAAAGTGATCATAATCTATTATGTCAAACACCACAAAAGGCAGGGATTTCTCAATATATTTTTCAGTCACATGTAAGAGAAATGAAGCGGCAGAGCAAAACCACTGTGACAAGATCACAGACAATGAAAGCAAACAGATAATCAAATTCTTACTTGTGTACACTTGGGAGGATGTCACTTTCTCTTAtgtccctttatttattttatttatttatttatttattatatttgtataccgccctccccgaaggctcagggtggtttccaacaacataaaaatttaaaacatcataaatataagttaattaaaatacataaaatattaaactagagatggcttcaactattctattctattcccccttttatgaacccacgggaggccagatgtttacttattattgcggttgatatcatcccggctggccaaacgcctggcggaacaggtccgttttacaggccctgcggaaactttgtaaatcccgcagggccctgatctcaattggaagcctgttccaccaggtaggggccagagccgtaaaagccctggcccttgtagaggccagccggatcgccttggggccagggatcaccagtaggtccgcctccgatgaacggaggggcctagaagggcgatatagggagagacggtcccttagatatgcagggccaaggccgcgaatggctttaaaggtcaaaaccaaaactttaaacatgacccggtactcgatcggcagccagtgcagttggtataggaccggagtaaaaATAACATTCTGCCAAATTTAGGGAATTTTTCTGCTCTCTCACCAGTTCAAACTGATGATGAAAAGGAATGAGATCAAATGACAAATTCCTTTCTACTAAAATTCATCTACATTTCACATTGTATCAGTGCAGTTGTTTTGTGAACATTTTGGCATCATTGGGACACTGATTATTTTTGGTGGTATGTTGCTATGGAGTGGCCCTTTGTAATGTCTTGGCCACAATCATTGGTTGTTGTGGTCCACTACCCAAAATCCTGTTCTGGTACCTCTAGTGGCCTAATATGTGCCTTCATCTGATGCACAGTATGAGACTCCCAAATGGCAGCAAGCACTAACTTTTGAGGAGTTCTCTAGGACTTTACTGATGGTTTCAGACATGTCCATAGTGATTTCCTACAACACCCAATCCACTGGGTGCTCAGTCCATGTTGCATTTGTATCCATGACAATTAGTTTGGTACAGAAACTTTGTCCAGCCCAAAAATATCCAGCTGCCCTATCTTTCACACACAGTAGCCTCTCCATCTTCTTCCTGTTCTCTATGTTGACTACAAAGTCAGCAATGGTTATTAGTTCCATTGGAACAAACTTCGTGCCAGCTAGAGGTGGTTGTAGTCTATGTTTCTGAGCCTTTACTCCCACTGTCTTCCCTCAATAGACTCTTCTTTGGCAGCAATTTCCACCACAGCCTCCCAATATATGTTAGCATGCCTTCTGAATGGGAGAACCAACAGATACCCAAGTCAGCAAAAATGTCAATTTAGTTAGCTGACTTTGGATGTTTGTTGCACAATACAGTGGCAGCAATGTAAGATTAGTTTGCCTGAAAATACTATTACATGTGATGGGCAATTAAA from Sphaerodactylus townsendi isolate TG3544 linkage group LG01, MPM_Stown_v2.3, whole genome shotgun sequence harbors:
- the SH3YL1 gene encoding SH3 domain-containing YSC84-like protein 1, which produces MNNPIPSNLKSEAKKAAKILREFTEITSRNGPDKIIPAHVIAKAKGLAILSVIKAGFLVTARGGSGIVLARLPNGNWSAPSAIGIAGLGGGFEIGIEVSDLVVILNHERAVEAFAKGGNLTLGGNFTVAIGPMGRNLEGDVALRSSAAVYTYCKSRGLFAGVSLEGSCLIERKETNSKFYGMDIRASAILFGDLPPPPQAQDLYDILQSFTLQYETLERRNYGLAPAVKEPRKTNEHSSRPHSRRTSENSTPEAVTAPNRLYPELPRYSELPSYSAAVGNSSTSPMMATAMYPFKGQQAGDLTFKTGDQIKITMKTDSQFDWWEGYLQGRTGIFPANYVTMN